The following coding sequences lie in one Micromonospora sp. R77 genomic window:
- the glgX gene encoding glycogen debranching protein GlgX, producing the protein MQVWPGERYPLGATYDGMGTNFAIFSEVAERVELCLFDEWDVGTERRVELREVDAYVWHAYLPGIEPGQRYGYRVHGPYDPANGVRCNPHKLLLDPYAKAVDGEVSWDPAVYDYVLGEPDRMNETDSAPFMPKSVVVNPYFDWANDKPPRTPYHHSVIYEAHVRGLTMRHPDIPEELRGTYAAIASPVMIDYFKRLGVTAVELMPVHEFVHDHRLADLGLRNYWGYNTIGFFAPHHGYSALGRLGQQVQEFRGMVRALHAAGIEVILDVVYNHTAEGNHLGPTLSFKGVDCPSYYRLSESDRRYFVDYTGTGNSLNVRSPHSLQLIMDSLRYWVTEMHVDGFRFDLAATLAREFYEVDRLSTFFEVVQQDPVVSQVKLIAEPWDVGPGGYQVGNFPPQWTEWNGKYRDTVRDFWRGEPNTLAEFASRISGSADLYQDDGRRPFHSINFVTCHDGFTLNDLVSYNDKHNEANGEENRDGEGHNRSWNCGVEGETDDAGVLALRARQRRNFLATLILSQGVPMIGHGDELGRTQHGNNNAYCQDSELAWVDWESADDDLLDFVRRVTEFRTRHQVFRRRRFFTGLPVGGRTAGSELPDLAWYTPAGREMTGEDWGNDFGRSVALFVNGDGIRERGQYGQRHRDSSFLLLFNAHDAALDFTLPPAEFGQRWELVISTAEPDPEKTTVVEAGGTVCVPDRSLLVLERTA; encoded by the coding sequence ATGCAGGTCTGGCCGGGCGAGCGGTATCCCCTGGGCGCCACCTACGACGGGATGGGGACCAACTTCGCCATCTTCTCCGAGGTGGCCGAGCGGGTCGAGCTCTGCCTCTTCGACGAGTGGGACGTCGGCACCGAACGCCGGGTCGAGCTGCGTGAGGTCGACGCCTACGTCTGGCACGCGTACCTGCCCGGGATCGAACCCGGCCAGCGCTACGGCTACCGCGTGCACGGCCCGTACGACCCGGCGAACGGGGTGCGCTGCAACCCGCACAAGCTGCTGCTCGACCCGTACGCGAAGGCGGTCGACGGGGAGGTCTCCTGGGACCCGGCGGTCTACGACTACGTGCTCGGTGAGCCGGACCGGATGAACGAGACCGACTCGGCGCCGTTCATGCCCAAGTCGGTGGTGGTCAACCCCTACTTCGACTGGGCCAACGACAAGCCGCCGCGCACCCCCTACCACCACTCCGTGATCTACGAGGCGCACGTACGCGGGCTGACCATGCGTCACCCGGACATCCCCGAGGAACTGCGCGGCACGTACGCGGCGATCGCCTCCCCGGTCATGATCGACTATTTCAAGCGGCTCGGGGTGACCGCCGTCGAGCTGATGCCGGTGCACGAGTTCGTGCACGACCACCGCCTGGCCGACCTGGGCCTGCGCAACTACTGGGGCTACAACACCATCGGCTTCTTCGCCCCGCACCACGGCTACTCGGCGCTGGGCCGGCTCGGCCAGCAGGTGCAGGAGTTCCGGGGCATGGTCCGAGCGCTGCACGCCGCCGGCATCGAGGTGATCCTCGACGTGGTCTACAACCACACCGCCGAGGGCAACCACCTCGGCCCGACGCTCAGCTTCAAGGGCGTCGACTGCCCCAGCTACTACCGCCTGTCCGAGTCCGACCGGCGCTACTTCGTCGACTACACCGGCACCGGCAACAGCCTCAACGTGCGCAGCCCGCACTCCCTCCAGCTGATCATGGACTCGCTGCGCTACTGGGTCACCGAGATGCACGTCGACGGCTTCCGCTTCGACCTCGCCGCCACCCTGGCCCGCGAGTTCTACGAGGTCGACCGCCTCTCCACCTTCTTCGAGGTGGTCCAGCAGGACCCGGTGGTCAGCCAGGTCAAGCTGATCGCCGAGCCGTGGGACGTCGGCCCCGGCGGCTACCAGGTCGGCAACTTTCCGCCGCAGTGGACCGAGTGGAACGGAAAATACCGCGACACCGTCCGCGACTTCTGGCGCGGCGAGCCGAACACCCTCGCCGAGTTCGCCTCCCGGATCTCCGGCTCCGCCGACCTCTACCAGGACGACGGCCGCCGCCCGTTCCACAGCATCAACTTCGTCACCTGCCACGACGGGTTCACCCTCAACGACCTGGTGTCGTACAACGACAAGCACAACGAGGCCAACGGCGAGGAGAATAGGGACGGCGAGGGCCACAACCGCTCCTGGAACTGCGGCGTCGAGGGGGAGACCGACGACGCCGGGGTGCTCGCCCTGCGGGCCCGGCAGCGGCGCAACTTCCTGGCCACCCTGATCCTCTCTCAGGGCGTGCCGATGATCGGCCACGGCGACGAGCTGGGCCGCACCCAGCACGGCAACAACAACGCCTACTGCCAGGACAGCGAGCTGGCCTGGGTCGACTGGGAGTCCGCCGACGACGACCTGCTCGACTTCGTCCGGCGGGTCACCGAGTTCCGCACCCGGCACCAGGTGTTCCGTCGCCGCCGGTTCTTCACCGGCCTGCCGGTGGGCGGCCGGACCGCCGGCTCCGAGCTGCCCGACCTGGCCTGGTACACCCCCGCCGGCCGGGAGATGACCGGCGAGGACTGGGGCAACGACTTCGGCCGCTCGGTGGCTTTGTTCGTCAACGGCGACGGCATCCGGGAGCGCGGCCAGTACGGCCAACGCCACCGGGACAGCTCCTTCCTGCTGCTCTTCAACGCCCACGACGCGGCGCTGGACTTCACCCTGCCGCCGGCCGAGTTCGGTCAGCGGTGGGAACTGGTGATCAGCACCGCGGAACCGGATCCGGAGAAGACCACGGTCGTCGAGGCGGGCGGCACCGTCTGCGTCCCCGACCGTTCCCTGCTGGTCCTGGAGAGGACGGCCTGA
- a CDS encoding citrate synthase, with translation MTEVKLDHPGGQLSMPVQPAVEGPAGIGVSKLLKETGMTTYDPGFVNTAACSSAITYIDGDAGILRYRGYPIEQLAEKSSFLEVSYLLIYGELPTPTQLTEFSDRIRRHSLLHEEMRRFFDGFPRDAHPMAVLSSAVSAISTFYQDSLDPFDAEHVEMSTIRLMAKVPTIASYAYKKSIGQPLLYPDNSLGYVDNLLRMTFGVPAEEYEVDPVMSKVLDMLFVLHADHEQNCSTSTVRLVGSSNANLFASVSAGVNALFGPLHGGANQAVLEMLQKIKEDGGDVRSFVQKVKDKQDGVKLMGFGHRVYKNYDPRAAIVKKAAQDVLGRMAKPDPLLDIAMELEEIALADDFFVSRRLYPNVDFYTGLIYKAMGFPTKMFTVLFALGRLPGWIAQWREMINDPETKIGRPRQIYTGYPARDYPPAAER, from the coding sequence ATGACGGAAGTCAAGCTCGACCACCCCGGTGGGCAGCTGTCGATGCCGGTGCAGCCCGCGGTCGAGGGACCCGCCGGCATCGGCGTCAGCAAGCTGCTCAAGGAAACCGGGATGACCACCTACGACCCCGGTTTCGTCAACACCGCCGCCTGTTCGTCCGCGATCACCTACATCGACGGCGACGCCGGCATTCTGCGCTACCGGGGCTACCCGATCGAGCAGCTGGCCGAGAAGTCCTCCTTCCTGGAGGTCTCCTACCTGCTCATCTACGGTGAGCTGCCGACTCCGACCCAGTTGACCGAGTTCAGCGACCGGATCCGGCGGCACTCGCTGCTGCACGAGGAGATGCGTCGGTTCTTCGACGGCTTCCCGCGCGACGCGCACCCGATGGCCGTGCTCTCCTCGGCGGTCAGCGCCATCTCCACCTTCTACCAGGACAGCCTGGACCCGTTCGACGCCGAGCACGTGGAGATGTCCACGATCCGGCTGATGGCGAAGGTCCCCACCATCGCCTCGTACGCGTACAAGAAGTCGATCGGCCAGCCGCTGCTCTACCCGGACAACTCGCTCGGCTACGTCGACAACCTGCTGCGGATGACCTTCGGCGTACCGGCCGAGGAGTACGAGGTCGACCCGGTGATGTCGAAGGTGCTGGACATGCTCTTCGTCCTGCACGCCGACCACGAGCAGAACTGCTCCACCTCGACCGTGCGGCTGGTCGGCTCCAGCAACGCCAACCTCTTCGCCTCGGTCTCGGCCGGCGTGAACGCGCTCTTCGGCCCGCTGCACGGCGGCGCCAACCAGGCCGTGCTGGAGATGCTCCAGAAGATCAAGGAAGACGGCGGCGACGTCCGGTCCTTCGTGCAGAAGGTCAAGGACAAGCAGGACGGCGTCAAGCTGATGGGCTTCGGCCACCGGGTCTACAAGAACTACGACCCGCGCGCCGCCATCGTGAAGAAGGCCGCTCAGGACGTGCTCGGCCGGATGGCCAAGCCGGACCCGCTGCTGGACATCGCCATGGAGCTGGAGGAGATCGCCCTCGCCGACGACTTCTTCGTCTCCCGCCGGCTCTACCCGAACGTGGACTTCTACACCGGCCTGATCTACAAGGCGATGGGCTTCCCCACCAAGATGTTCACGGTGCTCTTCGCGCTCGGCCGGCTCCCCGGCTGGATCGCCCAGTGGCGCGAGATGATCAACGACCCGGAGACCAAGATCGGCCGCCCCCGGCAGATCTACACCGGCTACCCCGCGCGGGACTACCCGCCGGCCGCGGAGCGCTGA
- the treY gene encoding malto-oligosyltrehalose synthase produces the protein MTDIPRPDATTRVGSTYRVQVRPGFDLDATAGLTGYLADLGVTHLYSAPLLTATPGSAHGYDVVDHRAVNPELGGEAGRQRLVRALRAAGLGLVVDIVPNHAGVARPAANPAWWDVLRRGRESAYADWFDIDWDRGRLLLPVLADTPDALDDLKVADGELRYHEHRFPIADGTDAGNPRQVHDRQHYELVSWRRGDSELTYRRFFAVSDLAGLRVEDPEVFRATHAEILRWADAGELDGIRVDHPDGLRDPAEYLARLRAAAPAAWLVVEKILEYGEELPDWPVDGTTGYDALAAVSGLFVDPRAEGDFTALDTRLTGQATSWPNLTHDTKLEAATRLLAAELSRLAALVPELEREQVRAALTELAACFPVYRGYPPEGARHLAAARAEAGRRRPDLTATLDAVTARLRDPDHELAARFPQLTGAVMAKGVEDTAYYRWSRFVALNEVGGSPAHFGVPPAEFHRFAAARQVRWPASMTALSTHDTKRGEDVRARLAVLSELPGRWAERVGDWMSRAPLADPAFAHLLWQTAVGAWPIERERLHAYVEKAAREASVSTSWADPDPAFERQLHALVDRMYDDPELHAELTAFAAGITPAGWSNSLGQKLVQLAMPGVPDTYQGTELWENSLVDPDNRRPVDFAVRRELLARLDAGRRPDVAADGAAKLLVVSRTLRLRRDRPELFAGYRPVPAHGPAGTHVVAFDRGGAIAVATRLPLGLAEAGGWRDTTLSLPVHPVTDLFTGRVYSGSELLLHDLLSTYPVALLAPTDSVEAAA, from the coding sequence ATGACCGACATCCCCCGACCCGACGCGACGACGCGGGTGGGGTCGACCTACCGCGTCCAGGTGCGGCCCGGGTTCGACCTCGACGCCACCGCCGGCCTCACCGGCTACCTCGCCGACCTCGGCGTCACCCACCTCTACAGCGCGCCGCTGCTCACCGCCACCCCCGGCTCGGCGCACGGCTACGACGTGGTCGACCACCGCGCGGTCAACCCCGAACTCGGCGGCGAGGCCGGCCGGCAGCGGCTGGTCCGGGCGCTGCGCGCCGCCGGCCTGGGCCTGGTCGTGGACATCGTGCCCAACCACGCCGGGGTGGCCCGACCCGCGGCCAACCCCGCCTGGTGGGACGTGCTGCGCCGGGGCCGCGAGTCGGCGTACGCGGACTGGTTCGACATCGACTGGGACCGGGGTCGGCTGCTGCTGCCGGTGCTCGCCGACACCCCCGACGCCCTCGACGACCTCAAGGTCGCCGACGGGGAGCTGCGCTACCACGAGCACCGCTTCCCGATCGCCGACGGCACCGACGCCGGCAACCCCCGGCAGGTGCACGACCGGCAGCACTACGAGCTGGTCTCCTGGCGGCGCGGCGACAGCGAGCTGACGTACCGCCGGTTCTTCGCCGTCTCCGACCTGGCCGGCCTGCGGGTGGAGGACCCGGAGGTCTTCCGGGCCACCCACGCGGAGATCCTGCGCTGGGCCGACGCCGGCGAGCTGGACGGCATCCGGGTGGACCACCCGGACGGGCTGCGCGACCCGGCGGAATACCTGGCCCGGCTGCGCGCCGCCGCGCCCGCCGCGTGGCTGGTCGTGGAGAAGATCCTGGAGTACGGCGAGGAGCTGCCCGACTGGCCGGTCGACGGCACCACCGGCTACGACGCCCTCGCCGCCGTCAGCGGTCTCTTCGTCGACCCGCGCGCCGAGGGCGACTTCACCGCCCTGGACACCCGGCTCACCGGGCAGGCCACCTCCTGGCCGAACCTGACCCACGACACGAAGCTGGAGGCCGCCACCCGGCTGCTCGCCGCCGAGCTGAGCCGGCTCGCCGCGCTCGTGCCCGAGCTGGAGCGTGAACAGGTCCGGGCCGCCCTCACCGAGCTGGCCGCCTGCTTCCCGGTCTACCGCGGCTACCCGCCGGAGGGGGCCCGGCACCTGGCCGCCGCCCGCGCCGAGGCCGGGCGCCGCCGCCCCGACCTGACCGCCACCCTGGACGCGGTCACCGCCCGGCTCCGCGACCCCGACCACGAGCTGGCCGCCCGGTTCCCGCAGCTCACCGGCGCGGTGATGGCCAAGGGCGTCGAGGACACCGCCTACTACCGGTGGAGCCGGTTCGTCGCGCTCAACGAGGTCGGCGGCAGCCCCGCCCACTTCGGCGTGCCGCCGGCCGAGTTCCACCGCTTCGCCGCCGCCCGCCAGGTGCGCTGGCCGGCGAGCATGACCGCCCTCTCCACCCACGACACCAAGCGCGGCGAGGACGTCCGGGCCCGGCTGGCCGTCCTGTCCGAGCTGCCCGGCCGCTGGGCCGAGCGGGTCGGCGACTGGATGTCCCGCGCCCCGCTGGCCGACCCCGCCTTCGCCCACCTGCTCTGGCAGACCGCCGTCGGCGCCTGGCCGATCGAGCGGGAGCGCCTGCACGCGTACGTGGAGAAGGCCGCCCGGGAGGCGTCGGTCTCCACCAGCTGGGCCGACCCCGACCCGGCCTTCGAGCGGCAGCTGCACGCCCTGGTCGACCGGATGTACGACGACCCGGAGCTGCACGCCGAGCTGACCGCCTTCGCCGCCGGGATCACCCCGGCCGGCTGGTCCAACTCGCTCGGGCAGAAGCTGGTCCAGCTCGCCATGCCCGGTGTGCCGGACACCTACCAGGGCACCGAGCTCTGGGAGAACTCGCTGGTCGATCCCGACAACCGCCGCCCGGTCGACTTCGCCGTACGCCGGGAGCTGCTGGCCCGGCTCGACGCCGGCCGGCGGCCCGACGTGGCCGCCGACGGCGCGGCGAAGCTGCTGGTGGTGTCCCGGACGCTGCGGTTGCGCCGGGACCGCCCGGAGCTGTTCGCCGGCTACCGGCCGGTGCCGGCGCACGGGCCGGCCGGGACGCACGTGGTCGCCTTCGACCGGGGCGGGGCGATCGCCGTGGCCACCCGGCTGCCGCTCGGTCTGGCCGAGGCCGGCGGCTGGCGCGACACGACTCTGTCACTTCCTGTTCATCCGGTGACCGACCTGTTCACCGGTCGGGTCTACAGTGGTTCTGAGCTGCTCCTTCATGATCTGTTGAGCACCTATCCCGTCGCCCTCCTGGCTCCCACCGACTCCGTGGAGGCTGCCGCATGA
- a CDS encoding zinc-dependent alcohol dehydrogenase has translation MKATTWVGKDKVKVVDVPDPKIMNSRDAIVKISSTAICGSDLHLYHGYIPAMREGDILGHEFMGEVVEVGPEVGNLAVGDRVVVPFPIACGRCRSCQQGLFSVCENSNPNAGFAEKLMGHSPAGIFGYSHLTGGYAGGQAEYARVPFADVGPLKVPDEVPDDQALMLADIFPTGYMGAEMCDITPGDVVAVWGAGPVGLLAAASARLLGAERVIVIDRYPYRLRLAADRAGAEVLNYEETDVLDALNELTAGRGPDACIDAVGLEGHHGNAAMYAYDRAKQAARVETERPFALREAILACRSGGVVSVIGAYGGFVDKFPMGAFMNRSLIMRTGQCHVQRYTRPLLERIRRGEIDPSFVISHHLPLKDAAKGYQIFQKKQDDCTKVVLKV, from the coding sequence ATGAAGGCCACCACCTGGGTGGGCAAGGACAAGGTCAAGGTCGTCGACGTCCCGGACCCGAAGATCATGAACTCGCGGGACGCGATCGTGAAGATCAGCTCCACCGCGATCTGCGGCTCCGACCTGCACCTCTACCACGGCTACATCCCCGCGATGCGCGAGGGCGACATCCTCGGCCACGAGTTCATGGGCGAGGTGGTCGAGGTCGGCCCCGAGGTGGGCAACCTCGCCGTCGGCGACCGGGTGGTGGTGCCCTTCCCCATCGCCTGCGGCCGCTGTCGCTCCTGCCAGCAGGGACTCTTCTCGGTCTGCGAGAACTCCAACCCGAACGCCGGCTTCGCCGAGAAACTGATGGGCCACTCGCCTGCCGGCATCTTCGGCTACTCCCACCTCACCGGCGGCTACGCCGGCGGTCAGGCGGAGTACGCCCGGGTGCCCTTCGCCGACGTCGGCCCGCTGAAGGTCCCCGACGAGGTGCCCGACGACCAGGCGCTGATGCTCGCCGACATCTTCCCCACCGGTTACATGGGTGCCGAGATGTGCGACATCACGCCCGGCGACGTGGTGGCCGTCTGGGGCGCCGGACCGGTCGGGCTGCTCGCCGCCGCCAGCGCCCGGCTGCTCGGCGCGGAACGGGTCATCGTCATCGACCGGTACCCGTACCGGCTGCGGCTGGCGGCCGACCGGGCCGGGGCGGAGGTGCTGAACTACGAGGAGACCGACGTCCTCGACGCGCTCAACGAGCTGACCGCCGGCCGGGGCCCGGACGCCTGCATCGACGCGGTCGGCCTGGAGGGCCACCACGGCAACGCCGCGATGTACGCCTACGACCGGGCGAAGCAGGCGGCGCGGGTGGAGACCGAGCGGCCGTTCGCGCTGCGCGAGGCGATCCTGGCCTGCCGCAGCGGGGGAGTGGTCTCGGTGATCGGCGCGTACGGCGGGTTCGTGGACAAGTTCCCGATGGGCGCGTTCATGAACCGGTCGCTGATCATGCGGACCGGGCAGTGCCACGTCCAGCGCTACACCCGGCCGCTGCTGGAGCGCATCCGGCGGGGCGAGATCGACCCGAGCTTCGTCATCAGCCACCACCTGCCGCTCAAGGACGCCGCGAAGGGCTACCAGATCTTCCAGAAGAAGCAGGACGACTGCACGAAGGTCGTGCTGAAGGTCTGA
- the treZ gene encoding malto-oligosyltrehalose trehalohydrolase, protein MTEFTVWAPEAARVRLRLPGVADHEMRSGPDGWWRVEVPDAGPGTDYAFVLGDDERALPDPRSAWQPAGVHGPSRRYDHAAFDWTDQGWTGRQLPGSILYELHIGTFTPEGTFDAAIGRLDHLVDLGVDLIELLPVNAFNGEHNWGYDGVCWYAPHQPYGGPDGLKRLVDAAHAKGLGVILDVVYNHFGPSGAYAPMFAPYLTEQSNTWGRTVNLDGPHSDGVRRYIIDSVLMWLRDYHVDGLRLDAVHAMPDSRATHFLEQVAVEVEALATHLGRPLSLIAESDLNDAKLITPREAGGYGLHAQWNDDAHHALHTLLTGERQGYYGDFGSLECLADVLTGAFFHAGTWSSFRRRSHGRPVDRQRTPGHRFVAYLQNHDQIGNRATGDRISATLSPALLRVGATLLMTAPFTPMLFMGEEWAASTPWQFFTSHPEPELATAVATGRRREFAAHGWPPGDVPDPQDRQTFVRSRLDWAELDKPEHREMYDFHRRLIALRKSRADLSDPRLDAVEVRHGDQFLVMRRGETLVVANLAGKAQRINLPGPVRTVLLTTGTGVTVMRDGLQLPAETAAIVA, encoded by the coding sequence ATGACCGAGTTCACGGTGTGGGCGCCCGAGGCCGCCCGGGTCCGGCTGCGCCTGCCCGGCGTCGCCGACCACGAGATGCGTTCCGGCCCGGACGGCTGGTGGCGGGTCGAGGTGCCCGACGCCGGCCCGGGCACCGACTACGCCTTCGTCCTCGGCGACGACGAGCGGGCGCTGCCCGACCCCCGATCGGCCTGGCAGCCGGCCGGCGTGCACGGCCCGAGCCGCCGCTACGACCACGCCGCGTTCGACTGGACCGACCAGGGCTGGACCGGCCGGCAGCTGCCCGGCAGCATCCTCTACGAGCTGCACATCGGCACCTTCACCCCGGAGGGCACCTTCGACGCGGCGATCGGCCGCCTCGACCACCTGGTCGACCTCGGCGTCGACCTGATCGAGCTGCTGCCGGTCAACGCTTTCAACGGCGAGCACAACTGGGGTTACGACGGGGTCTGCTGGTATGCCCCGCACCAGCCGTACGGGGGACCGGACGGGCTGAAACGACTGGTCGACGCCGCCCACGCCAAGGGGCTGGGGGTGATCCTCGACGTCGTCTACAACCATTTCGGGCCCTCCGGGGCCTACGCGCCGATGTTCGCGCCCTACCTGACCGAGCAGAGCAACACCTGGGGCCGCACCGTCAACCTGGACGGCCCGCACTCCGACGGGGTGCGCCGCTACATCATCGACAGCGTGCTGATGTGGCTGCGCGACTACCACGTCGACGGGCTGCGGCTGGACGCCGTGCACGCCATGCCCGACTCCCGGGCCACCCACTTCCTGGAGCAGGTCGCCGTGGAGGTGGAGGCCCTGGCCACCCACCTCGGCCGGCCGCTGTCGCTGATCGCCGAGTCCGACCTCAACGACGCGAAACTGATCACGCCACGGGAGGCCGGCGGGTACGGCCTGCACGCCCAGTGGAACGACGACGCCCACCACGCGCTGCACACCCTGCTCACCGGCGAGCGGCAGGGCTACTACGGCGACTTCGGCTCCCTGGAGTGCCTGGCGGACGTGCTGACCGGAGCGTTCTTCCACGCCGGCACCTGGTCCAGCTTCCGCAGGCGCAGCCACGGCCGGCCGGTGGACCGGCAGCGGACGCCGGGGCACCGGTTCGTGGCGTACCTGCAGAACCACGACCAGATCGGCAACCGGGCCACCGGTGACCGGATCTCCGCCACGCTCTCCCCGGCGCTGCTGCGGGTCGGGGCGACGCTGCTGATGACCGCGCCGTTCACCCCGATGCTGTTCATGGGGGAGGAGTGGGCGGCCAGCACCCCGTGGCAGTTCTTCACCAGCCACCCGGAGCCGGAGCTGGCCACCGCCGTCGCCACCGGCCGTCGGCGCGAGTTCGCCGCGCACGGCTGGCCGCCCGGGGACGTGCCCGATCCCCAGGACCGGCAGACCTTCGTCCGCTCCCGGCTCGACTGGGCCGAGCTGGACAAACCCGAACACCGCGAGATGTACGACTTCCACCGGCGGCTGATCGCCCTGCGCAAGAGCCGCGCCGACCTGTCCGACCCCCGACTGGACGCGGTCGAGGTCCGGCACGGCGACCAGTTCCTGGTGATGCGCCGGGGCGAGACGCTGGTGGTGGCGAACCTGGCCGGCAAGGCACAGCGGATCAACCTGCCCGGCCCGGTACGCACCGTCCTGCTGACCACCGGCACCGGGGTCACGGTGATGCGGGACGGCCTCCAGCTGCCGGCCGAGACGGCCGCAATCGTCGCCTGA
- a CDS encoding SRPBCC family protein: protein MDLALLGRAWADRSGDRRRRVAVTTAVIAGITAVDVVATLRAGRARRARRRLVRMELAVTVNTPASEAYRFWRNLENLPRFMTHLESVRADDLRRSHWVARGPAGRSISWDAEIVDDRPNESLAWRSLPGARVPNAGRVRFLPAPGDRGTEVRVQLGYAPPAGRLGRAVAKLFGEEPEQQVRDDLRRFKQVLETGEVVRSDAGPDGISLGQQLRQRPAQPLSAGSGR, encoded by the coding sequence ATGGACCTGGCGCTGCTCGGGCGGGCCTGGGCCGACCGGTCCGGCGACCGACGCCGTCGGGTCGCCGTGACCACCGCCGTCATCGCCGGCATCACCGCCGTGGACGTGGTGGCCACGCTGCGCGCGGGGCGAGCCCGGCGGGCCCGCCGGCGACTGGTCCGGATGGAACTCGCGGTGACCGTCAACACCCCGGCCAGCGAGGCGTACCGGTTCTGGCGGAACCTGGAGAACCTGCCCCGGTTCATGACCCACCTGGAGTCGGTCCGGGCCGACGACCTGCGCCGTTCCCACTGGGTGGCGCGGGGACCGGCGGGCCGGTCGATCTCCTGGGACGCGGAGATCGTCGACGACCGGCCGAACGAGTCGCTCGCCTGGCGCTCGCTGCCCGGCGCGCGGGTGCCGAACGCCGGTCGGGTGCGCTTCCTGCCGGCCCCCGGCGACCGGGGCACCGAGGTCCGCGTGCAGCTCGGCTACGCGCCGCCCGCCGGTCGCCTCGGTCGGGCCGTGGCGAAGCTGTTCGGCGAGGAGCCCGAGCAGCAGGTCCGCGACGACCTGCGCCGCTTCAAGCAGGTGCTGGAGACCGGCGAGGTGGTCCGCTCCGACGCCGGCCCCGACGGGATCTCGCTGGGGCAGCAGCTCCGCCAGCGCCCTGCCCAGCCCCTGTCCGCCGGCTCCGGCCGCTGA
- a CDS encoding glycosyltransferase family 4 protein, whose product MTTLRVGEQTATAVDRTHRPTLTSRPQLPPPGGGGVPPRTRRILMLSWEYPPVLVGGLGRHVHALSVALAAAGHEVTVVTRHTEGAPLEEYADGVRIVRAAEDPVTFPLATNSLLAWTMAFNHTLTRAALRAAESGSYDVIHAHDWLVAHTAMTLREHLDVPLVSTIHATEAGRHQGWLPEEMNRTIHGVEQWLAAESGRVIVCSGYMRDEVGALFGVPGARVDVVPNGVEPHRWKVSASAVAAARTRYAGDGPLVTFAGRLVYEKGVQHLLAGLPRLRDRHPGLRAVIVGDGPYKAALEAEVHRLGLGGTVSMPGFLGGTDLPAVMAASDCFAVPSIYEPFGMVALEGAAAGAPLAVARTGGLAEIVETGVTGMTFAPQDPDGLSEAVHALLSDRERARTLARRARRMVHEQYGWSAIAARTAAAYAAAIAGDARFTAERTEQRMALGRTLPALPDGNLLAAAGLR is encoded by the coding sequence GTGACGACCCTGCGGGTCGGCGAGCAGACCGCCACCGCCGTGGACCGGACCCACCGGCCCACCCTCACCTCCCGGCCCCAGCTCCCCCCGCCCGGCGGCGGCGGCGTCCCGCCCCGGACCCGGCGCATCCTGATGCTCTCCTGGGAGTACCCGCCGGTGCTCGTCGGTGGCCTCGGCCGGCACGTGCACGCGCTCTCCGTCGCGCTGGCCGCCGCCGGGCACGAGGTCACCGTCGTCACCCGCCACACCGAGGGCGCCCCGCTGGAGGAGTACGCCGACGGCGTGCGGATCGTCCGCGCCGCCGAGGACCCGGTCACCTTCCCGCTCGCCACGAACTCCCTGCTCGCCTGGACGATGGCGTTCAACCACACGCTCACCCGGGCCGCCCTGCGCGCCGCCGAGTCCGGCTCGTACGACGTGATCCACGCCCACGACTGGCTGGTCGCGCACACCGCGATGACCCTGCGCGAACACCTGGACGTGCCGCTGGTCAGCACCATCCACGCCACCGAGGCGGGCCGGCACCAGGGCTGGCTGCCGGAGGAGATGAACCGCACCATCCACGGCGTCGAGCAGTGGCTCGCCGCCGAGTCCGGCCGGGTGATCGTCTGCTCCGGCTACATGCGCGACGAGGTGGGCGCGCTCTTCGGGGTTCCGGGCGCCCGCGTCGACGTGGTGCCCAACGGGGTGGAGCCGCACCGCTGGAAGGTGTCGGCGTCGGCGGTGGCCGCCGCCCGGACCCGGTACGCCGGGGACGGCCCCCTGGTCACCTTCGCCGGCCGGCTGGTCTACGAGAAGGGCGTGCAGCACCTGCTCGCCGGGCTGCCCCGGCTGCGCGACCGGCACCCGGGCCTGCGCGCGGTGATCGTCGGCGACGGCCCGTACAAGGCGGCGCTGGAGGCCGAGGTGCACCGGCTCGGGCTGGGCGGCACGGTCAGCATGCCCGGCTTCCTCGGCGGCACCGACCTGCCCGCCGTGATGGCCGCCTCGGACTGCTTCGCGGTGCCGAGCATCTACGAGCCGTTCGGCATGGTGGCCCTGGAGGGCGCCGCCGCCGGGGCGCCCCTGGCGGTGGCCCGCACCGGCGGGCTGGCCGAGATCGTCGAGACCGGGGTCACCGGGATGACCTTCGCCCCGCAGGACCCGGACGGGCTGAGCGAGGCGGTGCACGCGCTGCTGTCCGACCGGGAGCGGGCCCGCACCCTGGCCCGCCGCGCCCGGCGGATGGTGCACGAGCAGTACGGCTGGTCCGCCATCGCGGCCCGCACCGCCGCCGCGTACGCCGCCGCCATCGCGGGCGACGCCCGGTTCACCGCCGAGCGCACCGAACAGCGGATGGCGCTCGGCCGTACCCTGCCCGCCCTCCCCGACGGCAACCTTCTCGCCGCCGCCGGCCTCCGCTGA